The following proteins are co-located in the Deinococcus aquaedulcis genome:
- a CDS encoding nitroreductase family protein — translation MSAPHPLTPEQVTAFYDAHRTVRQYETHPDGSPLPLPAAHLEAILHAAQRAPTDATAQLYSLIRLTRPEVRARMAELTTNAHMATASEAFVVCADVRRTGRVLETGGRTPGHWPAIAVHFGIGDAVMAGTNLLTAAELLGYQGCWIGGVLNGLDGILDLLKLPPGVLPFAGLTVGRPAETPPQRPRVPRPLVIHTDEYRDGTEAELQEAVAIMNPIAARGGKPGDWVRLLNAYFGAGGSMEAREVHLVAALKRQGLWAGEDEAHPPSGDA, via the coding sequence ATGAGTGCGCCCCACCCCCTGACCCCAGAACAGGTCACCGCCTTTTACGATGCCCACCGCACCGTGCGGCAGTACGAAACGCACCCAGACGGCTCGCCGCTGCCCTTGCCCGCCGCGCATCTGGAAGCCATCCTGCACGCCGCGCAGCGCGCCCCCACCGACGCTACCGCGCAGCTGTATTCCCTGATTCGCCTGACCCGCCCAGAGGTGCGCGCCCGTATGGCCGAACTGACCACGAACGCGCACATGGCCACCGCCTCCGAAGCCTTTGTGGTCTGCGCCGATGTGCGGCGCACCGGGCGGGTGCTGGAAACGGGGGGGCGTACCCCGGGGCACTGGCCGGCCATTGCCGTGCATTTCGGCATTGGCGACGCCGTGATGGCCGGCACCAACCTGCTGACCGCCGCTGAACTGCTAGGCTACCAGGGCTGCTGGATTGGCGGGGTGCTGAACGGCCTGGACGGCATTCTGGACCTGCTCAAGCTGCCCCCCGGCGTGCTGCCGTTTGCGGGCCTCACGGTGGGCCGCCCGGCCGAAACGCCGCCCCAGCGCCCCCGGGTGCCGCGCCCGCTGGTCATTCACACCGATGAATACCGCGACGGCACCGAAGCCGAGCTGCAGGAGGCCGTGGCGATCATGAATCCCATTGCCGCGCGCGGAGGCAAACCCGGTGACTGGGTGCGGCTGCTGAACGCCTATTTTGGCGCGGGGGGCAGCATGGAAGCGCGCGAGGTGCATCTGGTGGCCGCCCTGAAGCGGCAGGGACTGTGGGCCGGGGAGGACGAGGCTCATCCGCCGTCAGGTGACGCCTGA
- a CDS encoding FAD:protein FMN transferase, whose protein sequence is MRGVTFIGLLGAARRLGTRPPYRLRGQYTRLLDTALEVQIVAATRAQAEQAEHDALSELERLGRVLGDTDPQSEWRRWQVHPEGTSLPLSLDLTAVLRLADHWRVRSGGALHPGAGVLSDLWRHAAHAGREPPLQEVQRLTSALQGPPWTLHADGRATLHARAPLVLGALARGYMVDRAAAVASRAAGVRRVAIRAGEALRVLGPGPVTVAVADPFTAMDNAPCLARVRLQGGALAVRGAARPAYAVAEAPFRPPVDPRTGCPAPQVPGLTVIAPDGATAEALATVLGVVGARSGLALVDQTPGCAALLVTPDGQRHRSRAWPRRSSRPRDDQGYW, encoded by the coding sequence ATGAGGGGCGTGACCTTTATCGGGCTGCTGGGGGCGGCGCGGCGACTGGGCACGCGGCCGCCTTACCGGCTGCGGGGCCAGTACACGCGTCTGCTGGACACGGCCCTGGAGGTGCAGATCGTGGCGGCCACCCGCGCCCAGGCCGAGCAGGCCGAACACGACGCCCTAAGCGAACTGGAGCGTCTGGGGCGCGTGCTGGGCGACACCGATCCGCAGAGCGAGTGGCGGCGCTGGCAGGTGCACCCTGAAGGGACGTCCCTGCCCCTCAGCCTGGACCTGACGGCGGTGTTGCGCCTCGCGGACCACTGGCGCGTGCGCAGTGGGGGCGCCCTGCACCCGGGCGCCGGGGTGCTGAGTGACCTGTGGCGCCACGCGGCCCACGCCGGCCGGGAACCCCCGCTGCAGGAGGTGCAGCGGCTGACCAGCGCCCTGCAGGGGCCGCCGTGGACCCTGCACGCCGATGGCCGCGCCACCCTGCACGCCCGGGCGCCGCTGGTGCTGGGCGCGCTGGCCCGGGGGTACATGGTGGACCGGGCCGCCGCCGTGGCCTCGCGGGCGGCGGGGGTGCGCCGCGTGGCCATTCGTGCGGGCGAGGCCCTGCGGGTGCTGGGCCCTGGGCCCGTCACCGTGGCGGTGGCCGATCCCTTTACCGCCATGGACAACGCCCCGTGTCTGGCGCGCGTGCGGCTGCAGGGCGGGGCGCTGGCCGTGCGCGGCGCCGCGCGCCCCGCGTATGCAGTGGCTGAGGCCCCATTCCGGCCGCCGGTGGACCCCCGCACTGGCTGTCCCGCGCCCCAGGTGCCCGGCCTGACCGTCATCGCCCCCGACGGCGCCACCGCCGAGGCCCTGGCCACGGTGCTGGGCGTGGTGGGCGCGCGCAGCGGCCTGGCCCTGGTGGACCAGACCCCCGGCTGCGCGGCCCTGCTGGTCACCCCGGACGGCCAGCGCCACCGCAGCCGCGCGTGGCCCCGCCGAAGCTCCCGTCCCCGTGATGACCAGGGGTACTGGTAG
- a CDS encoding 1,4-alpha-glucan branching enzyme, with protein MSEPLPLDHGHLQQLVTADLVRPDHLLGAHPTTENGVEGVRFGVWAPNAHHVSVVGDFNGFNGFDHPMQRLDFGFWGAFVPAARHGQRYKYRITAQDGRTEDKMDPYGTFFEVRPATASIIWNQPFTWTDDRWMGAREPGLERPVSIYEVHLPSWARRDDGWFMNYRDLAHRLGDYVQYMGYTHVELLGVMEHPFDGSWGYQVTGYYAPTSRMGSPEDFKYFVNHLHGLGIGVLLDWVPGHFPTDNAGLAHFDGGPLYEYADPRKGFHQDWNTYIFDYGRNEVVMFLIGSALKWLQDFHLDGLRVDAVASMLYLDFSRTEWVPNIHGGRENLEAIAFLKRLNEVAHHMAPGCMIIAEESTSFPGVTTPAPFGLGFDYKWAMGWMNDSLRYFEQDPLWRKHHHHALTFFNVYRTSEHFVLAISHDEVVHLKKSMVAKMPGDWYAQRAGYRAFLALMWTTPGKKLLFMGQEFAQPTEWNHDAPLPWHLADVPDHRGVMNLVRRLNGLYRTRPDWHVGDTKEEGMLWLSADDTESSVYAFVRRDPQGGGWSVVVANLTPVYREAYPVGVPQGGTYRLLLSTDDGDYGGFGTQQPDLLAKEEGWHGQTHHLRLNLPPNSVLVLSPAHGLADGEDAEAEAAEVASDLQ; from the coding sequence ATGAGTGAACCGCTTCCGCTGGATCATGGGCACCTGCAACAACTGGTCACGGCGGACCTCGTGCGCCCTGATCACCTGCTGGGCGCGCACCCCACCACGGAAAACGGGGTAGAGGGCGTGCGGTTTGGCGTGTGGGCCCCCAATGCCCACCATGTGAGTGTGGTGGGCGACTTTAACGGCTTCAACGGCTTTGACCACCCCATGCAGCGCCTGGATTTTGGCTTCTGGGGGGCCTTTGTACCGGCGGCGCGCCACGGCCAGCGCTACAAGTATCGTATTACCGCCCAGGACGGCCGTACCGAGGACAAGATGGACCCTTACGGCACCTTTTTCGAGGTGCGCCCGGCCACCGCCAGCATCATCTGGAACCAGCCGTTCACCTGGACCGATGACCGCTGGATGGGGGCCCGCGAGCCGGGACTGGAGCGCCCGGTCAGCATCTACGAGGTGCACCTGCCCTCGTGGGCGCGGCGCGACGACGGCTGGTTCATGAATTACCGTGACCTCGCCCACCGCCTGGGCGACTACGTGCAGTACATGGGCTACACCCACGTGGAACTGCTGGGGGTCATGGAGCATCCCTTCGACGGCTCGTGGGGCTATCAGGTCACCGGGTACTACGCGCCCACCAGCCGCATGGGCAGCCCCGAGGACTTCAAGTATTTCGTCAACCACCTGCATGGCCTGGGAATTGGCGTCCTGCTGGATTGGGTGCCGGGCCATTTTCCCACCGACAACGCGGGCCTGGCGCACTTTGACGGCGGCCCACTGTACGAATACGCCGACCCCCGCAAGGGCTTTCACCAGGACTGGAACACCTACATTTTCGACTATGGCCGCAACGAGGTCGTGATGTTCCTGATCGGTTCGGCCCTGAAGTGGCTGCAGGACTTTCACCTGGACGGCCTGCGGGTGGACGCCGTGGCCAGCATGCTGTACCTGGATTTCTCGCGCACCGAGTGGGTGCCCAACATTCACGGCGGGCGCGAGAACCTCGAAGCCATTGCCTTTCTCAAGCGCCTGAACGAGGTCGCGCACCACATGGCCCCGGGCTGCATGATCATTGCCGAGGAAAGCACCTCGTTCCCGGGCGTGACCACCCCGGCGCCGTTTGGCCTGGGCTTTGACTACAAGTGGGCGATGGGTTGGATGAACGACAGCCTGCGCTACTTCGAGCAGGACCCGCTGTGGCGCAAGCACCACCACCACGCCCTGACGTTTTTCAACGTGTACCGCACCAGCGAGCACTTTGTGCTGGCGATCAGCCACGACGAGGTGGTGCACCTGAAAAAGAGCATGGTGGCCAAGATGCCGGGCGACTGGTACGCCCAGCGCGCCGGCTACCGCGCCTTTCTGGCCCTGATGTGGACCACGCCGGGCAAGAAGCTGCTGTTCATGGGTCAGGAGTTCGCCCAGCCCACCGAATGGAACCACGACGCGCCGCTGCCCTGGCACCTGGCCGATGTGCCCGACCACCGGGGCGTGATGAATCTGGTGAGGCGCCTGAACGGCCTGTACCGCACCCGTCCCGACTGGCATGTGGGCGACACCAAGGAAGAAGGCATGCTCTGGCTGAGCGCCGACGACACCGAGAGCAGCGTGTATGCCTTTGTGCGGCGTGATCCGCAGGGGGGGGGCTGGAGCGTGGTGGTGGCCAACCTGACCCCGGTGTACCGCGAGGCGTACCCGGTAGGTGTGCCGCAGGGTGGCACCTACCGCCTGCTGCTCTCCACCGATGACGGCGACTATGGCGGCTTTGGCACCCAGCAGCCCGACCTGCTGGCCAAGGAAGAAGGGTGGCATGGCCAGACCCACCACCTGCGCCTGAACCTGCCCCCCAACAGCGTGCTGGTGCTGAGCCCGGCCCACGGGCTGGCTGATGGGGAAGACGCGGAAGCTGAAGCGGCAGAGGTGGCCTCGGACCTCCAGTAA
- a CDS encoding branched-chain amino acid aminotransferase, whose translation MTTQTRPPVNLDWSTLGFSYIRTDERYLSHWRGGQWDSGQLTLDNVLHISEGSTALHYGQQCFEGLKAYRAADGSVNLFRPDQNAARMQASCRRVLMPEVSTEQFIEACRQVVKANEHWIPPYGTGGALYLRPYVIGVGDNIGVRSASEFLFGVFAIPVGAYFKGGLTPHNFITSSYDRAAPHGTGAAKVGGNYAASLLAGHEAKERHFADAIYLDPATHTKIEEVGAANFFAITKDGGTFVTPKSPSILPSITKYSLLHLAEHRLGLKVVEGDVYIDQLDGYSEAGACGTAAVITPIGGIQHGETFHVFYSETEVGPVTRRLYDELTGIQYGDRPAPEGWLVRV comes from the coding sequence ATGACGACCCAGACCCGCCCGCCTGTGAACCTCGACTGGTCGACCTTGGGCTTCAGCTACATCCGCACCGACGAACGCTACCTGTCGCACTGGCGCGGTGGGCAGTGGGACAGCGGCCAGCTGACCCTGGACAACGTGCTGCACATCAGCGAGGGTTCTACGGCCCTGCACTACGGGCAGCAGTGCTTTGAGGGCCTGAAGGCCTACCGCGCCGCCGACGGCAGCGTGAACCTCTTCCGCCCCGACCAGAACGCCGCCCGCATGCAGGCCAGCTGCCGCCGCGTACTGATGCCTGAAGTCAGCACCGAGCAGTTCATTGAGGCCTGCCGGCAGGTCGTGAAGGCCAACGAGCACTGGATTCCCCCCTACGGCACGGGCGGCGCGCTGTACCTGCGCCCCTACGTGATCGGGGTGGGCGACAACATCGGCGTGCGCTCGGCATCGGAATTTCTGTTCGGCGTGTTCGCCATTCCGGTGGGTGCCTATTTCAAGGGCGGGCTGACGCCGCACAACTTCATCACGTCCAGTTATGACCGCGCCGCGCCGCACGGCACCGGGGCGGCCAAGGTGGGGGGCAACTACGCCGCCAGCCTGCTGGCCGGTCATGAAGCCAAGGAGCGTCACTTTGCCGACGCCATTTACCTGGACCCCGCCACCCACACCAAGATTGAGGAGGTGGGGGCCGCCAACTTCTTCGCCATCACCAAGGACGGCGGCACCTTCGTCACCCCCAAGTCGCCCAGCATCCTGCCCAGCATCACCAAGTACAGCCTGCTGCACCTGGCCGAGCACCGCCTGGGCCTGAAGGTGGTAGAGGGCGACGTATACATTGACCAGCTTGATGGCTACAGCGAGGCCGGCGCGTGCGGCACGGCGGCCGTGATCACGCCTATTGGCGGGATTCAGCATGGCGAGACGTTCCACGTGTTCTACAGCGAGACGGAAGTCGGCCCGGTGACTCGGCGCCTGTATGACGAGCTGACGGGAATTCAGTACGGTGACCGCCCGGCGCCGGAAGGCTGGTTGGTGAGGGTGTAA
- the hisH gene encoding imidazole glycerol phosphate synthase subunit HisH, which translates to MRAPEVLLLDYGAGNVRSAAKALERAGMTVKVSADPADVPGARAVVVPGQGHFRQVMEAFDESGFRQPVLDAANAGTPLLGICVGMQMLLDGSEEAPGVQGLGLVPGTVRRFEHLPGLKVPQMGWNSLDKVGDSPLLRDLACPAYAYFVHSYYVPIETEVDAGALTEYGVPFWAALSQGNVHATQFHPEKSGAVGLAILERFRRYVVEREGGA; encoded by the coding sequence GTGAGAGCGCCGGAGGTGTTGCTGCTGGACTACGGCGCAGGCAACGTGCGCAGCGCGGCCAAGGCGCTGGAGCGGGCCGGGATGACGGTGAAGGTCAGCGCCGACCCCGCCGACGTGCCCGGTGCGCGGGCGGTGGTGGTGCCGGGCCAGGGCCACTTCCGGCAGGTCATGGAAGCGTTCGACGAGAGCGGTTTTCGCCAGCCGGTGTTGGACGCCGCGAACGCCGGCACGCCGCTGCTGGGCATCTGCGTGGGGATGCAGATGTTACTGGACGGCTCCGAGGAAGCGCCCGGGGTGCAGGGGCTGGGGCTGGTGCCCGGCACGGTGCGCCGCTTCGAGCACCTGCCGGGCCTGAAGGTGCCGCAGATGGGCTGGAACTCGCTGGACAAGGTGGGCGACAGTCCCCTGCTGCGCGACCTCGCCTGCCCGGCTTACGCGTACTTTGTGCACTCCTACTATGTACCCATTGAGACGGAAGTGGACGCCGGGGCGCTGACCGAATACGGCGTGCCGTTCTGGGCGGCCCTCAGCCAGGGCAACGTTCACGCCACGCAGTTTCACCCGGAAAAGAGCGGGGCCGTGGGGCTGGCGATTCTGGAGCGGTTCCGGCGCTATGTGGTGGAGAGGGAAGGCGGCGCGTAG
- the hisB gene encoding imidazoleglycerol-phosphate dehydratase HisB → MSRSATVTRQTSETTITVRLDLETAAYDPPRTGHGFFDHMLDALARHARLGLSVQAEGDLHIEPHHLIEDTGITLGQALTQALGDRKGIERYGSAFVPMDETLTHVVVDLSGRAHLAFEPETLDVWGTAGGMTHYHLREFLRGLCNHGGITLHVRLLAGREAHHVIEAVMKALARALRDALELTSDAMPSTKGSL, encoded by the coding sequence ATGAGCCGCTCGGCCACCGTGACCCGCCAGACCAGCGAAACGACCATCACTGTTCGCCTGGACCTTGAGACTGCCGCCTATGACCCGCCCCGGACCGGGCACGGGTTTTTTGACCATATGCTCGACGCCCTGGCCCGCCACGCCCGCCTGGGCCTGAGCGTGCAGGCCGAAGGCGACCTGCACATTGAGCCCCACCACCTGATTGAAGACACCGGCATCACGCTGGGGCAGGCGCTGACCCAGGCGCTGGGCGACCGCAAGGGCATTGAGCGCTACGGCAGCGCCTTCGTGCCCATGGACGAAACCCTAACGCATGTGGTGGTGGACCTGTCCGGGCGCGCGCACCTGGCCTTTGAGCCCGAAACGCTGGACGTGTGGGGCACGGCGGGCGGCATGACCCACTACCACCTGCGCGAATTTCTGCGTGGCCTGTGCAACCACGGCGGAATCACGCTGCACGTGCGCCTGCTGGCCGGGCGCGAGGCCCACCACGTGATTGAAGCGGTGATGAAAGCGCTGGCCCGCGCCCTGCGCGACGCGCTTGAGCTGACGTCTGACGCCATGCCCAGCACCAAGGGGAGCCTGTGA
- the ddrA gene encoding single-stranded DNA-binding protein DdrA yields the protein MKLSDVQKRLQAPFPAHMVAWKPGVISKDRKRALMLAHIDARAVQDRLDSICPDGWSFEVEVVPGTRLPTVKGRLTVLGVTREDIGEAQEGDLGTLKAASSDALKRCAVHFGIGRYLYDLPKTWADWDDAKRAPTTTPELPDWARPDHERTPGGAHLMQAMEQLRYELPEDLELQREVYKHLKAALGSLHPGSPQTGRAA from the coding sequence ATGAAACTGAGCGATGTTCAGAAACGACTCCAGGCCCCGTTTCCCGCTCATATGGTGGCGTGGAAGCCCGGTGTCATCAGCAAAGACCGGAAACGCGCCCTGATGCTGGCCCACATTGACGCCCGCGCGGTGCAAGACCGCCTGGATTCCATCTGCCCCGATGGCTGGAGCTTCGAGGTGGAGGTTGTGCCCGGTACCCGCCTGCCCACCGTGAAGGGCCGCCTGACCGTGCTGGGCGTGACCCGCGAGGACATCGGCGAGGCCCAGGAAGGCGACCTGGGGACCCTGAAGGCTGCGAGCAGTGACGCCCTGAAGCGCTGCGCCGTGCACTTCGGCATTGGCCGCTACCTGTATGACCTGCCCAAGACCTGGGCCGACTGGGACGACGCCAAGCGCGCCCCCACAACCACCCCCGAACTGCCCGACTGGGCCCGCCCCGACCACGAGCGCACCCCTGGCGGCGCCCACCTGATGCAGGCCATGGAGCAGCTGCGTTACGAACTGCCCGAGGACCTGGAACTGCAGCGCGAGGTCTACAAGCACCTGAAGGCCGCCCTGGGCAGCCTGCACCCTGGCTCGCCCCAGACCGGGCGCGCGGCATGA
- a CDS encoding methyltransferase domain-containing protein translates to MPWNPDLYDQFKAARSAPVQDLHALIPDRPYRWVVDLGCGTGEHTQALARRFPDAEVTGLDSSPEMLARAAAHDAPNVRFVPGNIAALSGSFDLIHANASLQWLPDHPALLPRLWSHLNPGGVLAVQVPANHDHPSHRLLSETAADFAAALGGYTRFGTAHGASPVLSPAAYAEHLDALGAQDITALSKVYPVVLDGAEGLIAWTRGTALVPYLSRLDDATGARFLAAYRARLQAAYPGERLYYAFTRVLFVASKPAE, encoded by the coding sequence ATGCCCTGGAACCCCGACCTGTATGACCAGTTCAAGGCCGCCCGCAGCGCCCCGGTGCAGGACCTGCACGCGCTGATTCCAGACAGGCCCTACCGCTGGGTGGTGGACCTGGGCTGCGGTACCGGCGAGCACACGCAGGCCCTGGCCCGCCGCTTCCCCGACGCCGAAGTGACCGGTCTGGACAGCAGCCCCGAGATGCTGGCGCGCGCCGCCGCGCACGACGCCCCCAACGTGCGCTTTGTGCCGGGGAACATCGCGGCGCTTTCAGGCAGCTTTGACCTGATTCACGCCAATGCTTCGCTCCAGTGGCTGCCCGACCACCCAGCGCTGCTCCCCAGGCTGTGGAGCCACCTGAATCCGGGCGGCGTGCTGGCCGTGCAGGTGCCCGCCAACCACGACCACCCCAGCCACCGCCTGCTGAGCGAGACCGCCGCCGATTTTGCAGCGGCGCTGGGCGGCTATACCCGCTTTGGCACCGCGCACGGCGCCTCGCCGGTCCTGAGCCCGGCCGCCTATGCCGAGCATCTGGACGCCCTGGGGGCCCAGGACATCACGGCCCTGAGCAAGGTGTACCCGGTGGTGCTGGACGGCGCTGAAGGCCTGATTGCCTGGACACGCGGCACAGCGCTGGTGCCCTACCTGTCGCGGCTGGACGACGCCACCGGGGCGCGCTTCCTGGCCGCTTACCGGGCGAGGTTGCAGGCCGCCTATCCCGGCGAGCGGCTGTATTACGCCTTTACCCGCGTACTGTTCGTGGCCAGCAAACCGGCGGAGTAA
- the hrpB gene encoding ATP-dependent helicase HrpB produces the protein MPPVTPATLPIHTVIPAVQTALHTHPLVVLQAPPGAGKSTALPLALLNEPWLAGQKIIMLQPRRVAARAVAARLAEGLGERVGETVGYRVRFEAQVSAGTRLEVVTEGILTRRLQRDPELAGVGLVILDEFHERSLNADLALALLRDLLGALRDDLRVLVMSATLDPALPGRLGAPLVESAGRAYPVEVRYLAADPTGRVEDAVARQVRAALAEHEGDVLAFLPGVREIRGAMGLLSGVDAAVLPLYGDLPVREQGRALRPDPEGRRKVVLATSIAETSLTIEGVRVVVDGGQSRWAQFDPATGLSRMVTGRVTQDAAAQRAGRAGRTAPGVAYRLWSERTQALLPAARPPELLEADLAPLTLELAQWGVTDPAALQWLDLPPERRVASARELLRGLGALDDRGRITPEGKRLLDFPTHPRLAHLLTGQEAPALAADVAALLEERDPLPPGSGADLTDRVAALRAWRRREGHGGDVAVLERIERLSRQWRTLLGVRPDDAAPDPFAVGALVARAYPERAALAREAHSGLRRGRFLLAGGQGAALPEGDALAGTRALAVAHLDAAQAEGRIFLAAPLDPAVLSAGAPWVDAVRWDSRAGTLVAQQERRFGALVLETRPLRDLPQEARRAALLGAVREEGLGVLTFGPEAQALRDRVGSLRHWRPDDSWPDLTDAGLLATLDVWLAPHLGSARSREDLGRLNLLPALQALLPWPRPAQLDELAPTHLTVPTGSRIRLTYRPGEAPILAVKLQELFGLAETPAVNGGRTPVLLHLLSPAGRPVQVTQDLRSFWNSSYFEVRKDLRGRYPKHPWPDDPWNHAPMRGTKKRGV, from the coding sequence ATGCCCCCCGTGACCCCCGCCACCCTCCCCATCCACACCGTCATTCCCGCCGTCCAAACCGCCCTCCACACCCACCCCCTCGTCGTTCTCCAGGCCCCCCCCGGCGCCGGCAAGAGCACCGCCCTGCCCCTGGCCCTGCTGAACGAACCGTGGCTGGCCGGGCAAAAGATCATCATGCTGCAGCCCCGGCGGGTGGCGGCGCGGGCGGTGGCGGCGCGGCTGGCGGAAGGGTTGGGCGAGCGGGTGGGGGAGACGGTGGGCTACCGGGTGCGCTTCGAGGCGCAGGTGTCGGCCGGCACCCGGCTGGAAGTGGTCACCGAGGGCATCCTGACGCGGCGGCTGCAGCGCGATCCAGAGTTGGCGGGGGTGGGGCTGGTCATTCTGGACGAGTTTCACGAACGTTCCCTGAACGCCGACCTCGCCCTGGCCCTGCTGCGCGACCTGCTGGGGGCCCTGCGCGACGATCTGCGCGTGCTGGTCATGAGCGCCACGCTGGACCCCGCACTGCCCGGGCGCCTGGGGGCGCCGCTGGTCGAGAGTGCGGGCCGGGCCTACCCCGTGGAGGTGCGCTATCTGGCCGCCGACCCCACCGGGCGCGTGGAAGACGCCGTGGCCCGGCAGGTGCGCGCGGCCCTGGCCGAGCACGAGGGCGACGTGCTGGCCTTTCTGCCCGGCGTGCGTGAGATTCGCGGGGCGATGGGCCTGCTGTCCGGGGTGGACGCCGCCGTGTTGCCGCTGTACGGCGACCTGCCGGTGCGCGAGCAGGGACGCGCCCTGCGCCCGGACCCAGAGGGGCGGCGCAAGGTGGTGCTGGCGACCAGCATCGCGGAGACCTCGCTGACCATTGAGGGCGTGCGGGTGGTGGTGGACGGCGGCCAGAGCCGCTGGGCGCAGTTCGATCCGGCCACTGGGCTCTCGCGCATGGTCACGGGCAGGGTCACGCAGGACGCGGCGGCGCAGCGGGCGGGCCGCGCCGGGCGCACGGCCCCGGGGGTGGCCTACCGCCTCTGGAGCGAGCGCACCCAGGCGCTGCTGCCCGCCGCCCGCCCGCCCGAACTGCTGGAAGCCGACCTCGCGCCGCTGACCCTGGAACTGGCGCAGTGGGGCGTAACGGACCCGGCCGCCCTGCAGTGGCTGGACCTGCCGCCCGAGCGCCGGGTGGCCTCGGCCCGCGAGCTGCTGCGGGGCCTGGGCGCCCTGGACGACCGTGGCCGCATCACCCCGGAGGGCAAGCGCCTGCTGGACTTTCCCACCCACCCGCGCCTCGCCCACCTGCTGACAGGCCAGGAGGCCCCCGCCCTGGCCGCCGATGTGGCCGCGCTGCTGGAAGAACGCGACCCCCTCCCCCCGGGCAGCGGCGCGGACCTGACCGACCGGGTGGCGGCCCTGCGCGCGTGGCGCCGCCGGGAGGGCCATGGGGGCGACGTGGCTGTGCTGGAACGTATCGAGCGCCTCTCCAGGCAGTGGCGCACCCTGCTGGGCGTGCGCCCGGACGACGCGGCGCCGGACCCCTTCGCCGTGGGCGCCCTCGTGGCGCGTGCCTACCCCGAGCGGGCCGCCCTGGCGCGCGAAGCCCATTCGGGCCTGCGGCGGGGGCGCTTTCTGCTGGCTGGAGGACAGGGCGCGGCCCTGCCCGAAGGCGACGCCCTGGCAGGCACCCGCGCGCTGGCGGTGGCCCACCTGGACGCCGCGCAGGCCGAGGGGCGGATCTTCCTGGCCGCGCCGCTGGACCCGGCGGTGCTGAGCGCCGGGGCGCCGTGGGTGGACGCCGTGCGCTGGGACAGCCGCGCGGGCACGCTGGTGGCGCAGCAGGAGCGGCGTTTTGGCGCCCTGGTGCTAGAGACGCGGCCCCTGCGGGACCTGCCCCAGGAGGCCCGCAGGGCCGCGCTGCTGGGCGCGGTGCGGGAGGAGGGCCTGGGCGTGCTGACCTTTGGCCCCGAGGCCCAGGCCCTGCGTGACCGGGTGGGGTCACTGCGCCACTGGCGCCCGGACGACAGCTGGCCGGATCTGACCGACGCGGGCCTGCTGGCGACGCTGGACGTGTGGCTCGCGCCGCACCTGGGCAGCGCCCGTTCCCGTGAGGATCTGGGTCGCCTGAACCTGCTGCCCGCCCTGCAGGCCCTGTTGCCGTGGCCCCGGCCCGCGCAGCTCGACGAGCTCGCCCCCACCCACCTCACCGTGCCCACCGGCAGCCGCATTCGCCTGACCTACCGCCCCGGCGAGGCGCCCATCCTGGCCGTGAAGTTGCAGGAACTCTTTGGGCTGGCCGAGACGCCGGCCGTCAACGGGGGCCGCACGCCCGTGCTGCTGCACCTGCTGTCGCCGGCCGGGCGCCCGGTGCAGGTCACGCAGGATCTGCGCTCGTTCTGGAACTCGTCGTATTTCGAGGTGCGCAAGGACCTGCGCGGCCGGTATCCCAAGCACCCCTGGCCCGACGATCCCTGGAACCACGCGCCCATGCGGGGCACCAAAAAGCGCGGCGTTTAG
- a CDS encoding HAD family hydrolase — MSPRAILFDLDGTLHDRAATLRAWLAEHTARFALPDGYAERFVELDDFGYRSKTEVVPQLVNEFGLTHDPQALLDHYSGHMAHAVPMPHAHEVLRELRSRGVRLGVVTNGWAAVQLACLDRCGLTGLVDDVVISKAVGLSKPDPRIYELALARLGVAGAETWFVGDSPRNDVWGPQQVGVRAAYLPTGHGLGGEVPEVVLKDLWGVVGLG, encoded by the coding sequence ATGTCTCCACGCGCCATTCTCTTTGATCTGGACGGCACCTTGCATGACCGCGCCGCCACCCTGCGCGCGTGGCTGGCCGAGCACACCGCGCGCTTTGCCCTGCCAGACGGCTACGCCGAGCGGTTCGTGGAGCTGGACGATTTCGGCTACCGGTCCAAAACCGAGGTGGTGCCCCAGCTGGTGAACGAATTTGGGCTGACCCACGATCCCCAGGCCCTGCTGGACCATTACTCGGGCCACATGGCCCACGCCGTGCCCATGCCGCACGCCCACGAGGTTCTGCGTGAACTGCGCTCGCGGGGGGTGCGGCTGGGGGTGGTCACCAACGGCTGGGCAGCGGTGCAGCTGGCCTGCCTGGACCGCTGCGGCCTGACCGGGCTGGTGGACGACGTGGTGATCAGCAAGGCGGTGGGGCTGAGCAAGCCGGACCCGCGTATCTACGAGCTGGCGCTGGCGCGGCTGGGGGTGGCGGGGGCAGAGACGTGGTTTGTGGGGGATTCGCCGCGCAACGATGTGTGGGGGCCGCAGCAGGTGGGGGTGCGGGCGGCGTATTTGCCGACGGGGCATGGGTTGGGGGGGGAGGTGCCGGAGGTGGTGTTGAAGGATTTGTGGGGGGTGGTGGGGTTGGGGTGA